The genomic stretch AACCATGCCAGAACTGCCAGACGGTCATCGACGAGTATCTCCTCGATAAACAGCTCGAACCCCTGCGCGAACTCACGGTCGACGACTTCAGCGTCTGTGCGGACTGCGCGACCATCGTCGCGGATGCGTGCGTGAAATGTGGCGGCGCCGTCTACGTCCCCCGAGGCGAATCCGTCACCCCTGACTACTGTCCGGCGTGCCGGTCCGATATCATAGACCGCACCGGCCACGACCCTGGTTGGACGCGTGGCAACGTGTCCACCTGAACGGCGGTCGCTCTCGAACGGTGTTTTCGTCGAGGCGACCGTTCGATAGACACATACTGAGCGTCGGTTCAGTGGTAAACGTCTGAAAGAGACGAGGTCGTCGTGCTGACTGCACGCTGTTCCTGACACGGCCGAGGGTTCAAGGACCCATACGGAGATATACCATGGCGTATGAAGCGGAGCGTGCCCTATCTCGGTGCGTTCATGCTGTTGATCGTCGGGCTCTATTTCCTCGCGTTTCCCGATGCGCTTACCGATCCGACCACGCTCGTCTCAATGGGTTCGATAGCGATCGCGGCGACGCTGCTGATCGCCGGCGCGCTCCGTGACTCGTTTCGGATCGGGTCCCGGGAGTTCGACTGGAACGTCCCCGTCGGTATCGCGTTCGTGCTGCTCGGCGTTTCGGTCGGTGGGTCCATGGTCCGAACCGCGCTCGCCGCGTCCGGCGCGATGGGATGGGTGCTCGGGGTCGGCGCGATCGTCGGCTTCGGTTCGCTCGTCTGGTTCGGCGTCCAGATCGCCCGCGACACCCGCCACGTGGATCTGGGTGCCGAGCCGTCGAACGCCCGGGCCGTCGGGGTCGTGCTGTTCGCCGTCGTGTCGTTTCTCGCCGGTGTGGCCGTCTGGTCGGTCGTCCTCTGAGGAAGGATCCGGTTGGCCGGTGCCGTTATTAGATTCCGACTGAACCAGTAGCCATGAGGAAGTTCAACACCGTCTCCGGGATCGCGCTTCTCGGTTTCTTCGTGTCGTTCTCGGTCTTCGGCGACCCCTTCGCCGAACCGCTGCTCGCCGTTCTCGTCCTCGCGTTCGGGCTCGCCGGGGCGCTGTTTCTCCTCGGCGGTCTCATCGACGGGTTCTCGCTGGCCGGATATCGGGTTCACTGGTACGTCTTTTCGGGATCGGCGACGGCGATCGTCGGGCTTTCGCTCTCGGTCAGCCTGTTCCTCGAGCCGTCGCTCGACGGGGCGGGAGCGGTGTTCATCCGGATCGTTGCGGTCGCGAACGCGCTGCTCTTCGGCTATATGGGGTTCGATATGGTTCGTGGCGGGGGACGTGCCGATCCGTGGACATCGCAGGAATCGAGCGAGTAGCTACTCAGCGCGTTCGGAACCGATTTCGAGGGTAGTGCTCCTCCCGAGCCATTCGTTCGTGAAGCGTCTGTCGACCATCGGTCGGAGAGGGTGGTCGAACGATCCGGGTCGCCCACTCGAACGGCCGTCCCCTTTCGCTTTCCGACGGACCGTTCGTGGAGTCGCCAGCCGGGGGTAACCCGGACACGATCCCGGGTCCGGCGGATCGATACGTCGCAACGGAAACCCTTAGAACCGCCAGGGCTGCTATTCCCGTACGTGAACGGGTCGAACTCGAACGACGACGGCATCCTCGGCGCGAACGCACCCGACGGCGACGGGATCGGCGCGGCCGACCGGACGGACGTCAGCCCGGACGACGGCGGGCGCTTCGACTACCCCTGGCAGTTCATCGGGCGGCGATCGGCGGTGATGGCACGAAACGGCATGGTCGCGACCAGCCATCCCCTCGCCGCCCAGACGGGCCTCCAGGTCCTCCGGGAGGGTGGCAACGCCGTCGACGCGGCAGTCGCCACGGCCGTCGAGCTGAACCTGGTCGAGCCCCACATGACGACCATCGGCGGGGACGTCACCGCGATGGTCCACTTCGACGGGGAGTTCGAGGGCCTGAACGCGAGCGGCCCCGCGCCCGCCGGGGCCGACGTCGAGACCTACCGCGAGCGAACCGACGAGAGCGAGGACGGGACGCCGACGGTCCCCACGGAAGGCCCCCTCGCCGTGACGGTACCGGGCGCGCTCGACGGCCTCCACGAGCTCGCCGGGCGCTATGGCTCCCGGGAGTTCGGGGAGCTGCTCCGGCCGACGATCGAGCACGCCCGCGAGGGCGTCGCCGTCACCGAGTACGTCGCCAGCCAATGGGAGACCGCCGCCCCGCGGGTCGACGGGTTCGAGAGCTTCCGGGAGACCTTCCTCGAAGACGGCCAGAGCCCGCCGCCGGGAGCGGTCTTCGAGAACCCCGCCTTCGCCGACTCGCTCGAGCGGATCGCCGAGGAAGGGATCGGGACGTTCTACGGCGGCGAGCTCGGCGAGGAGATCGTCGAGCTCGTACAGGATCACGACGGGCTGCTCGAGCTCTCGGATCTCGAGGAGTACGAAAGCGAGTGGGTCGACCCGATCAGCACCACCTACCGCGGGCTCGAGGTGCTCGAACTGCCCCCCAACACCGTCGGCCCGGTCGCCCTCGAGGCGCTCAACATCGTCGAGAACTTCGACCTGCCGGCGGAGCCGACCGACCCCGAGCGCCTCCACCGGCTGATCGAGGCGATCAAGATCGCCTACACCGACGCCCACCGCCACATCGGCGACCCGGACCTCGAACGGATCCCGCTCGAGACCAAGCTCTCGAAGGAGTACGCCGGCGAGCGCGCCGCCCAGATCGAGGAGGAGGTCGGCGACTACGAGCCCCGGGCGGGCGAAATGAGCGCGATGAGCGAGGAGGGCGATACGGTCTATCTCACGGTCGTCGACGGCGACGGCAACGCCGTCTCGATGCTGAAAAGCGGCTACAAGCCGTTCGGGAGCGGGCTGACCGTCGGGGGCTTTACCCTCCAGAACCACGCGGCGGGTTTCACCCTCGAACCCGGCGACCCGAACGTGATCGAGCCGGGCAAACGCCCCTTCCACACGCTCATTCCCGCGATGTTGCGCGAGGACGGGGACTTTCGCGCCTCCTTCGGCGTCATGGGCGGTCGGATGATGCCCCAGGGCCACCTCCAGCTGCTCGCGAACATGGCCGACTCGGAGCTGAACCCCCAGGCCGCCATCGACGTCCCCCGGTTCCGGTTCCAGAAGGGCCACGAGGTCGCCCTCGAGACCACGCGGATGCCCGACGAGACCGTCGAGGAGCTCCGCGAACGGGGTCACGAGGTGATCCCCGAGGCGGAGTTCTTCGTCCCCGATGCCGACCACTACGGCGGCGCACAGTTCATCTACCGCGACGACGAGGGCACCCTGATCGGCGGCTCGGAGCCGCGACGCGACGGGCACGCGGTCGGCTTCTAGCGAAAGCCCTCAGCGCTCCTTGGCAGTCGCGCTTCGCCCTTTGCATTTCCGGCCAGGTGCCGCCGAGTCGCGGGGGGGGGGGGGNTCAGGCGGTCGCCGGAGGTGGCGACCGCCCTCGCGCCGGCCACCGCTCCGTTTCGTCACGCGACCCGGTTCCTCCCGGTCTCCTCGCGCTCGCCGACGATCTCGACGGCATCGCCCACCTCGATCTCCCCCGCACCGTCCTCCGGAACGCGGGTGTTGACCATCAGCCGGAACTGGTGGTCGAACCGATCGGAATCGGTCCATTCGGGCAGCGTCTTCCCTCGTTTCTCGATGAATCGCTCGCGAAAGCCCTCGAACTCCTCGCCGGTGTCGGGGTCCCGCGAGGGGACCACGCAGCGCTGACAGGGATTGACGCCCGCGAGACGGACGCCTCCGATTGAGAAGTCGACGACGCGACCCTGATCCGAGAACAGTCGATCCTCCCAGAACGCCGGCACGCCCTCGATCTCGAGGTTCGCGCGAAAGCGCCGCCGGACGTTTTCGGGAGCGAGGCCGAACCAGGAGGCCACCTCCTCGATCGTCGCGGTGCTGATCACGGTCGGGCCCGGGATCTCCGTGTCGTCGGGCATTCCGGTGTCGTCCCGGATCAGCTCGACGGGATAACCGAACTGCTCGGAGAGGTGCTCGGCGAGTTCCTCGCGGTCGGTCGTGAGATCGAACTCGTCGGCGTCGCTTTCGGGCGTCGAGAACTCGACCCGGTCGGGATCGTCGTAGCTCGCCCGCAGGCGGTGAACTGCCGCGGTTCGTTTGCCGTTGACGTACTCGCCCTCGGCGTCGACCATCGCGTAGCGTCTGTCGCCCGCGATGGGGCCGACGGGGGTGATCGTCGCGCGCTCGGGCTCGAAGGCGTCGAGGGACTTGATCGGGAACAGCGAGATCCGCGCGAGCCGTGGGTTCATATCGGGGACTGGGTGTCGGGGAGCTTCACGCTTGCCGAATCCGGCGCCGATTTGCCCGTACCTGATCTATACACGGTATGGAACCACGCCACTTCCTCCGTCTCGAAGGCCTCGTCGTCCTCGTGGTCACGCTGGGGGCCTATCTCTGGCTCGGCGGCCCGCTCTGGCTGCTGGCCGTCCTGGCGCTCGCGCCCGACCTCTCGATGCTGGGCTATCTCGCTGGTCCCCGCGTCGGAAGTCTGACGTACAACGTCGTCCACACCTACGCGCTCCCGCTGGCACTCGGCGCGGCAAGTCTGTGGCTCGCCAGTCAGCTCGCTCTGCTGGTCGCGCTCGTCTGGATCGGCCACATCGGGGCCGACCGGCTGTTCGGCTACGGGCTCAAGTTCGAGTCGGGGTTCACGGACACCCATCTGTCGACCCAGCCGGTTCCCGCTCCGCTACGGGACGAATCGGGATAGCTGCTTTCGGTCCCATCGGGGCGGTGGCCGGCGCGAGGGCGGTCGCCACCTCCGGCGACCGCCTGAGCGGGGCGGGGAAGGGCTGGCGTCCCTGAGAGCAGTCGTCCGATCGGACGACTGCGATGCGGGCTTGGTGGTCCTCAGAAATCTTTGATTTCTGGGATCTCGCGGGAACGGGGTTCCCGCGGACCTCGCGGCGACGTCGTCGCCGCTCAGCCCGAAAAGACCGCGAAGCGGTCTTTTCTTGGGACATGCAAAGGGCGAGCAATCGCTGCCAAGCGATTGCGAGGGCTTTCAGAGGAAGCTCCGGACCTCGGAGTACCACATGTCGTGTTCGTCGACGTTGCCGGTCGCCTCGGCGATGGTCACCGCGAGCGCGTGCCAGCAGCGTTCCGTGGGGTCCTCGGGATCGAGGTTGTACTCGCTGTCCTTGCAGGTACAGCCCCCGTCCTCGACGACGTACTCCTCGTCGTGGCCGACGACGACGGTGAAGTCGCGGTACTGCTTGACCCGGCCCTCGGTGACGGCCTCGATGGCCCGCACCCCCCGATCGCCGTGGGGCCCGATGATCCGTTCCGCGACGGGGCCGGTGAGCTGGCCGGCCTCCTCGAGGTCCGCTCGCCAGGGATCGACCGGGTCTGTCACACCCGTCCTTGGGAGGGGCGGGGCTAAACCGGTTCGGTTCCGCCCGGCGGATCGCATGGCTTTTCCCCCGCTCGTCGCCGAGATACGGGCATGCGCGTACGCGAGGGCGGGGTCGAGATCGAGACCGGAGAGGCCTTTTACAACCCCGATCAGGAGCTGAACCGCGACCTGACGATCGCCGTCCTCCGGGCCTATCGCGACCGGGAGCCTCGCGCCGAGCGGTATCTCGACGCCATGGGCGCCTCGGGCATCAGGGGCGCACGGGCCGCCGCGGACGGCTGGGACGCCACCCTCTGTGATTACAAGGCCGAGAACGCCGAGCTCTGCCGGGCGAACCTCGAGCGGAACGGGCTCGACGGGGCGGTGGTGAACCGTGACGCCAACGCCCTGCTTCACGAGGAGCTGTTCGACGTGGTCGACCTC from Halalkalicoccus tibetensis encodes the following:
- a CDS encoding gamma-glutamyltransferase family protein translates to MNGSNSNDDGILGANAPDGDGIGAADRTDVSPDDGGRFDYPWQFIGRRSAVMARNGMVATSHPLAAQTGLQVLREGGNAVDAAVATAVELNLVEPHMTTIGGDVTAMVHFDGEFEGLNASGPAPAGADVETYRERTDESEDGTPTVPTEGPLAVTVPGALDGLHELAGRYGSREFGELLRPTIEHAREGVAVTEYVASQWETAAPRVDGFESFRETFLEDGQSPPPGAVFENPAFADSLERIAEEGIGTFYGGELGEEIVELVQDHDGLLELSDLEEYESEWVDPISTTYRGLEVLELPPNTVGPVALEALNIVENFDLPAEPTDPERLHRLIEAIKIAYTDAHRHIGDPDLERIPLETKLSKEYAGERAAQIEEEVGDYEPRAGEMSAMSEEGDTVYLTVVDGDGNAVSMLKSGYKPFGSGLTVGGFTLQNHAAGFTLEPGDPNVIEPGKRPFHTLIPAMLREDGDFRASFGVMGGRMMPQGHLQLLANMADSELNPQAAIDVPRFRFQKGHEVALETTRMPDETVEELRERGHEVIPEAEFFVPDADHYGGAQFIYRDDEGTLIGGSEPRRDGHAVGF
- a CDS encoding MOSC domain-containing protein — its product is MNPRLARISLFPIKSLDAFEPERATITPVGPIAGDRRYAMVDAEGEYVNGKRTAAVHRLRASYDDPDRVEFSTPESDADEFDLTTDREELAEHLSEQFGYPVELIRDDTGMPDDTEIPGPTVISTATIEEVASWFGLAPENVRRRFRANLEIEGVPAFWEDRLFSDQGRVVDFSIGGVRLAGVNPCQRCVVPSRDPDTGEEFEGFRERFIEKRGKTLPEWTDSDRFDHQFRLMVNTRVPEDGAGEIEVGDAVEIVGEREETGRNRVA
- a CDS encoding DUF4260 domain-containing protein: MEPRHFLRLEGLVVLVVTLGAYLWLGGPLWLLAVLALAPDLSMLGYLAGPRVGSLTYNVVHTYALPLALGAASLWLASQLALLVALVWIGHIGADRLFGYGLKFESGFTDTHLSTQPVPAPLRDESG